Part of the Paenibacillus guangzhouensis genome is shown below.
ACGTCCGCATCCCCGCCCGAGGTCATTCCGACGACAGCATTCACTTTGGTGACGACCCCATCGAAGGGGGCTGTCATTCTCTGATTGCTCGCAAGATTCGCTCGTAAGGCGGCAATTTTTCGTTCCTGTACACCAAGATCTAGCTTACGCATTTCAATATCACGCTTGGCGTTGCGCAATTTCGTCTCGTCCCCATCGGTTGCCGATACAATATAAGCTTCTTGACTATTCTGCAGATCGATTTCCTGTTTTGCCAATTGCGCGAGTTCATCGTCCAGTTCCCGTTCCGCAGATTTGCTGTCATATGTAACCAGCGTCTGTCCTTTCTTCACGCGAGCGCCTTCTTTCACATGAATGACCGTAACCTTCCATCCCGCAGGATTCGTCAGCTTCGCTTCCGTAATCGGCCGCACCGTGCTGATGCCTCCAAGCACATGTTCAATACTGCCGAATTCCACCCGCTCCGCTCGAACCTTCGGATACGACAACGATTGCAGCGTATTGCTGTATAGCGTAAAAAATAGCAGTATTACGACAAATAAAACGAATATGATCTGTATCGGTCGTTTGCTTTTACTTCTGTCTAATGCCTCCATCGACCCCATCCCCACTTTTACGATCCTCCTAATCAGTACTGCTAGCCCTTAATGCCTGACAATTGAATGCCTTCGATAAAATAAGATTCCGCATAGAGAAACAACAAGACCATCGGTGTCATGTAGAGCATGGAAGCTGCGAACGCAACACCTCGATCATCTTGATTAATGCGCGATAGAAATACCGATAACGGCTGCTTCAATGGTTCGTCCAAGAAGATCAACGGCTGCTCCACCATATTCCAATAATCCGCGAAGAGTAAGACAATTAGCGCTGCAATTCCTGGCTGAATCATCGGAATGATGATCGTGAAGAAGATCCGTACATGTCCTGCACCATCCATTTTCGCCGCTTCGATATAGGCATACGGAATGTTCATCGTGAACTGCCGAAGCATGAACACACCAAAAGCCGCGAAGATGCCAGGCAGAATAATGGCACTGGATGTATTCATTAGCCCAAGTCGATCCGCAATGATGTAATTGGGTACGAGCGTAACTTGGAACGGCATCAACATTGTCAGTACATACAAGAGGAACAACTTATCACGTCCGCGAAAATGCAGTTTGGCGAAAGCATACGCTGCGAAGGCGGCAACCAGCGTCTGTCCTGCGATAATCGGCATCACCATCCATACGGAATTCCAGAACATCATCAGGAACCGCGGACTCTCCACAAACACTTTGTAGTACTGCTCGAAGGACACGAGATCCGGCAGCAGCTTCAAATTGACAAAACCAGAGTCATCCATCCTCCCGATGGAACCATAGTTGATTCCGATTTCTCTAGCGGTCATGATGGAATTCGTAAACGTTATACCGATCGGAAATAACAAGCATACAGCCATACACGTCATCACAATCGTTAGAGATAATTTTTTCCAAGCTTTGATGTAATTCACTCGAATCTCCTCCTGCTATTCCATAAACTGTCGGAACCTTCGTTCTACCGCGAACAAACCAATGACGATCATCAAAATGCATCCGACCATCAGGGTTGCCGCCGCGGTAAGCTTCTGGATATCGAGCGACATGAATGTATTGTTCATGTAATGCTGTAGCATGTAGATACTGTCATGCGGATAATCCCCGGCAATTAAGTACGTTTCCCGGAATACCTTGAACGAATTTATAATCGACATGATCATGACGAAGAACATCGTAGACGTAAGATAGACGAGCGTAATGCCTGTGAACTGACGCAGCCGTCCAGCCCCCTCCAAATCGGCCGTCTCGTAGTAGTCCCTCGGAATTTGCTGCAGGCCAGCCAAGAATAAAATGATGTTATAGCCAACGTTCTTCCATAAGTAGACGACCATCACGACATATCGTGCTGCTTCCGTCTTCATCCAATCGACACGGTCGAGTCCGAAGTGACTGAGCCAAGCATTCAGCGAACCGTTCCAATCGAATAGAATCTGCCAAATGATGATGATCGAAGCAACGGGTACGACGAGCGGCAACACATAAGCCGTCCGAAGGACATTGCGAATGTACAGGTTCTGATTGAGCAGCATCGCGAGTCCAAGCGAGATCACGATGATGACTGGCACCGTCACGACCGTGAACCAGAATGTATTGATAGCCGCTTTCCGGAAGGAGTCGCTGGCTAACAGGGCATGGTAGTTATCCAATCCAACGAATTGACCGCCGACCGCACGATCCATCAAGGAGTAACCGACGCCGGCAGTGAACGGAATGAGATAGAATATCGCAAATCCGATCAAGCTTGGCGCGAGGAACATCCAGGCCGCGGGAGCGTCGCTACGGCGCCATCTTCGCACCTTGAACCATGATATATAGACATAACAAAAACCCCATTTCCTCTTCAATCGTTTGACCTCCCTTCAACGACAAGGATAGGAAAAACTGTTTAAAAAGAAATGGGGTATTCTTTAAATTTTTCTTAATTCGATACAGCTTGCGGCAATCGTACTTCAAATAGGGTGCGGATCAAGTTGCTATCTGCCGAGATGGTACCATTGTGCTGCGTCACGATGTTTTTAGATATAAATAGGCCAAGGCCCGTGCTGCCTTCGCGATGGGTTCGCGATTTATCGCCCGTGTAGAACATTTCGAATACATGTGGAATCTCTTCCGGCGGTATCACGTCTCCGTAATTGATGACTTGAACGACAACTTCTCCGGCTTCTAGATAGGCACGAATATCAACATACTTCCCTTCGCTGCCGTAACGAACCGCATTGGTCAATAGATTCTCGAATACGCGAGCCAGCAAATCGCCATCCGCCTCTATAATTAACGACGAGGCAAGATGCAGCCTGGATTCCAGATGGTTTTTCTCGAATAGAGGAAATAACTCTTCGTTCAGCTGTGTCAACAGCTCAGCTAAATCGATCGGGTGCTTTTCGCTCTTCAGCATCCCGTGACTCATTCGTGTAATCTCGAACAGCTCATCGATCAATCGCTCAAGACGTTGCGACTTGGCGAAGGCAATACTCGTGAAATGATGGACCTGCTCTTGCGTTAACGCCTTATCCTTGAGGATATAATCCAAATAACCGATCACCGATGTTAACGGTGTTCGCAGATCATGCGCCAGGTTCAACACGAGCTGATCCTTGCTACTCTCCGCAAAATCGCCTCTTGCGACGGCCTCCATCAGCTTCTCTCCCGCTGCATTAATATCCGCTGCAATTTCTCCGAATTCGTCATTCGTCGCCACCGTGACGCGCTTGTCAAATTCCCCATTGGCCAGGTTGCGAATGCCCTTCGAAATCTCATGGAAATAGTTCGCGTATCGTTTCGTTAACAGAAAGAAGAACAGGATGGCAAGCGGAACAAAAAAGATCAAGAAGAAATTGACATCGCCCACTTCTCGGATAAAATAGCGAATACGTCTCTCGTAGTCTTCAAATTTGACCTGAGAGTGATAATAGAGCTGAAGCATTTTGTATAATCCGAAAATAATGGCTCCGGCGAGGAGCATACTTAGGCCGAAAATTAAGATCATTTTGGAGCGGAAGCTGCGCAACATGCTACCCATTGAACGTATACCCCACCCCCCACACAGTCTTGATCAATTTGTTCTTGTGCATATCTTCGTTCAACTTC
Proteins encoded:
- a CDS encoding efflux RND transporter periplasmic adaptor subunit; amino-acid sequence: MGSMEALDRSKSKRPIQIIFVLFVVILLFFTLYSNTLQSLSYPKVRAERVEFGSIEHVLGGISTVRPITEAKLTNPAGWKVTVIHVKEGARVKKGQTLVTYDSKSAERELDDELAQLAKQEIDLQNSQEAYIVSATDGDETKLRNAKRDIEMRKLDLGVQERKIAALRANLASNQRMTAPFDGVVTKVNAVVGMTSGGDADVYLANTLQGYRLEFLVDASLISSLGIGVQEKIPVTVQLDSGQKKLGMEGSVYEIVDAPPRVDAETSESGKPIAQKVVRVKLMDAGLKGGEQAEIKLTRQSEQQGFLVASEAVHQDRDGKYIYRIEEKKGSLGNEFIVRKAKIQSSESNDKMTMIVSNTFNMDDLVILESSEPLLDGNRVRLK
- a CDS encoding carbohydrate ABC transporter permease gives rise to the protein MTCMAVCLLFPIGITFTNSIMTAREIGINYGSIGRMDDSGFVNLKLLPDLVSFEQYYKVFVESPRFLMMFWNSVWMVMPIIAGQTLVAAFAAYAFAKLHFRGRDKLFLLYVLTMLMPFQVTLVPNYIIADRLGLMNTSSAIILPGIFAAFGVFMLRQFTMNIPYAYIEAAKMDGAGHVRIFFTIIIPMIQPGIAALIVLLFADYWNMVEQPLIFLDEPLKQPLSVFLSRINQDDRGVAFAASMLYMTPMVLLFLYAESYFIEGIQLSGIKG
- a CDS encoding carbohydrate ABC transporter permease — translated: MFLAPSLIGFAIFYLIPFTAGVGYSLMDRAVGGQFVGLDNYHALLASDSFRKAAINTFWFTVVTVPVIIVISLGLAMLLNQNLYIRNVLRTAYVLPLVVPVASIIIIWQILFDWNGSLNAWLSHFGLDRVDWMKTEAARYVVMVVYLWKNVGYNIILFLAGLQQIPRDYYETADLEGAGRLRQFTGITLVYLTSTMFFVMIMSIINSFKVFRETYLIAGDYPHDSIYMLQHYMNNTFMSLDIQKLTAAATLMVGCILMIVIGLFAVERRFRQFME
- a CDS encoding HAMP domain-containing sensor histidine kinase — protein: MGSMLRSFRSKMILIFGLSMLLAGAIIFGLYKMLQLYYHSQVKFEDYERRIRYFIREVGDVNFFLIFFVPLAILFFFLLTKRYANYFHEISKGIRNLANGEFDKRVTVATNDEFGEIAADINAAGEKLMEAVARGDFAESSKDQLVLNLAHDLRTPLTSVIGYLDYILKDKALTQEQVHHFTSIAFAKSQRLERLIDELFEITRMSHGMLKSEKHPIDLAELLTQLNEELFPLFEKNHLESRLHLASSLIIEADGDLLARVFENLLTNAVRYGSEGKYVDIRAYLEAGEVVVQVINYGDVIPPEEIPHVFEMFYTGDKSRTHREGSTGLGLFISKNIVTQHNGTISADSNLIRTLFEVRLPQAVSN